A region of Toxotes jaculatrix isolate fToxJac2 chromosome 23, fToxJac2.pri, whole genome shotgun sequence DNA encodes the following proteins:
- the frem1a gene encoding FRAS1-related extracellular matrix protein 1a, with product MGAQGQMLARTLLLVLLLGRASSLHSSLVKVNKGLKVKRGQAAYLDEGDLQFHIPRQKDACKVEVVLNEPITQRVGKLMPQVFDCHYLADEVKYVHNGCPLLKEDTVKLRLYRFTETETYMEVFSLHVDIMEPECTIIKLGPKSLEVPEFYSLSDPVDGNVVSFHYERRSSLECSIHLSSHGTHLPAHGQLVTGEPEKATKRGDEPESFIHLRQQLDNKARAMCKSEDCLKGLKLVKFTKIPCDDFLSMGLRYQHVDPPSPDIDYIAIRLDLTDTRSGSIYQSEQTWIPVRIVGAMPNQPPKPSFMSMFILEVDQFILTPLSTATLDAEDEETLKQLLVFNITKPPADGFVTHLSDHTRPISSFTWLDLNDMLIGYQPPNSSHTQRRNYEVEFEVHDFYFEKSQAMTVHMSVRNSDTNAPRVSWNMGLSLLEGQSRPITWEQLQIVDNDNLNAVRIITVDGLQHGRLTVRGGKGFMFTVSDIRSGVVRYHHDDSDSTKDFIVFRITDGRHQTRHKFPIKVLPKDDSPPFLITNMLLEVSEGQTALLRGSTLQASDFDSSDDYILFNITRPPQAGEVMKIPGPGLTGYPVSRFLQKDLSQSMVYYRHLGNEVFDDSFEVVLSDFHDPPNLSEPQVVMVHIEPVPDQPPKEVPGSSRCLVIKETEVAHITRQQLHFVDQESPDSELTYTVTTPPFYTGPHSSPDAGRLFLVDSIPKFTKDSNAPVLRLFTQHAVNFMKVAYMPPIMDIGPYPQYIQFVLSVTNHLGKTITGICFNITVIPEDNQPPQVITSALTVDEGGECWLGPEHLLLSDVDSMEEALQVELQREPRHGALQLGGCPLQPGQAFTVQDLKSLKVRYNHDSSETVEDNIEFAATDGTNSVRFLLPVEVNPINDEVPVLVSGLKPVLSCAEGQEIVITAEYIYASDADSDNSTLAFLIARQPYHGVVLRNGVVVDRFIQADITAGMITYRHTGAEIGLTPRRDTVTFVVSDGETENSALCCDGRNPIRTRGAAQLRDSLPVYDLHITVFPVDSRPPSLTTGDIFTVNEGGTAPITASHLKASDVDTVLDELVVSLISPPQFGYIENVLPSPGFEKSNMGISIASFSYKDVIDGHVNYVQSRHQRMEPTADQLMLCVSDGKHSSAHVPFYIIINPTNDEIPEFLARNITVREGAMKQLDTSVLNAVDLDVPRNVLLFSVVKPPQHGSIIDHVSEKPVNKRREASPQSPVVDFTMTDLINGMELMYMHDDSENMEDTFTIQLTDGRHQLHRQVMVKVLPVNDEQPRTIRNNGLEVEPGDARLISSVTLFAQDSDTPSSEVMYIFDSVPTQGLLQLKEGQGWVTLTAGRNCTQETVDMNLLRYVHTGLHAARTQDFFVFHLLDGENQSPPQHFHISVKDLEKGNIAVFVKPAKVSRGDRVVLTTDVLLATDGTEKPEELLYVITNPPAHGHVEYIKHPGVAISTFSQMDVAANLVAYVHDNRASTPTETFQFVVSNGKTSRNGTFEVSVEMVDRVLPSLSSNKGITVPQGSSIILGPDCLALSDPDTPPSALKFTLLQPPQYGRLLLAGAALTAGSIFTHRHIQELEVSYKHDGGPSQIDRFAFTASDSTNRGFLLEGRLQSDPVFFTIQIKPLDKSPPEVVKLLPLWKAEVLDDGRYGIFVSSRELKAQDSDSREEELILCIVRPPYFGYLENVTTGGFVPQRFSQSELSKRTIVYIIDPERESLSDSLEFRVSDPLGNTGPSHTLEFSWSSVELSQPEYCVCEEQGGISLDIIRKGNLAESSYITVKVKEVTAIAGRDFLINPSSLIQFDPGVSKRSWQIEMVQDHLEEAEEVFEVLLVSPEGTTIGSIHRAQVTIRDSGRGQCGLNQDQETPVLGGKEIRSDTYPQHGSIQLEKLPLGTESVIWSRGDSVSRPAGLPKKKLRVTGNPKSIAPSSVFHNGSDIVYTYHGIMQMQVEDDTSASRKGRKANVRVVSRGPQQRASAGLTEPKPDPQRKSSTPRKTGLAKGHAAADDSIPKPCVPELMGFLHFNQTTNQLFHCNGVSWKPWAPTDQTVGAQMCPRGWTFRGGHCYILSSESKATWSTANRACRERYKGTLASVCSKADMDWLWDFSGRKPFWIGLNDREGRGRWEWAGGEPVSYTNWRKTPPPRSKMKGSKKCVLVWRRAKWQIRDCKTSRGHRFVCSVKT from the exons GTATTTGATTGCCATTATCTGGCTGATGAGGTGAAGTATGTCCATAATGGCTGTCCATTGTTAAAAGAGGACACTGTCAAGCTTCGACTCTACAG gttcacagagacagagacgtaCATggaggtgttttctctccacgtGGACATTATGGAACCTGAATGCACCATCATAAAACTTGGGCCTAAATCCTTAGAGGTTCCTGAATTCTACAGCCTCTCCGACCCTGTGGATGGCAACGTGGTGTCCTTCCACTATGAGAGGAGGTCTAGCCTGGAGTGTAGCATCCACCTGAGCAGCCATGGCACCCACCTGCCAGCCCATGGCCAGCTGGTCACTGGAGAGCCAGAGAAAGCCACCAAGAGGGGGGATGAACCAGAGAGCTTCATCCACCTACGTCAGCAACTAG ATAATAAAGCCAGGGCGATGTGTAAATCTGAAGACTGCCTGAAGGGTCTGAAGCTGGTGAAGTTCACCAAAATTCCCTGTGATGACTTCCTGTCGATGGGGCTGAGGTATCAGCACGTAGACCCTCCATCCCCCGATATAGACTACATCGCAATCAGACTGGACCTCACGGACACCAGGAGTGGCAGCATATATCAG TCTGAACAGACCTGGATTCCCGTGCGGATAGTCGGTGCAATGCCCAACCAGCCTCCCAAACCGTCCTTCATGTCCATGTTCATCCTGGAAGTGGACCAGTTCATCCTCACTCCACTCTCCACCGCTACACTGGATGCTGAGGATGAGGAAACTCTCAAACAGCTTTTAGTTTTCAACATCACCAAACCCCCTGCGGACGGCTTCGTCACTCATCTGTCCGATCACACTCGCCCGATCTCGTCCTTCACATGGCTGGATCTCAACGACATGCTCATTGGGTATCAACCTCCAAACTCTTCACACACCCAACGCAGGAATTACGAG GTGGAATTTGAGGTTCATGATTTTTACTTTGAGAAGAGCCAAGCTATGACTGTTCACATGTCTGTTAGGAATTCAGACACAAACGCGCCCAGAGTGTCCTGGAACATGG GCCTCAGCCTGTTAGAGGGTCAGTCTCGTCCAATAACATGGGAGCAGCTGCAGATTGTCGACAACGACAACCTGAATGCTGTCCGTATCATCACTGTGGACGGCCTGCAGCATGGACGGCTCACTGTCAGAG GCGGAAAGGGCTTCATGTTCACCGTCAGTGACATCAGATCAGGCGTGGTTCGCTATCATCACGATGACAGCGACTCAACCAAAGACTTCATCGTCTTCCGCATCACAGACGGTCGCCATCAGACCCGGCACAAGTTCCCCATCAAGGTCCTGCCGAAGGACGACAGCCCTCCTTTCCTCATCACCAACATGCTGCTGGAGGTGTCTGAGGGCCAAACAGCTCTGTTGAGGGGCTCCACTCTCCAGGCGTCAGACTTTGACTCCAGCGATGACTACATCCTCTTTAACATCACCCGCCCCCCTCAGGCAGGAGAGGTCATGAAAATCCCAGGACCAGGGCTCACAG GTTACCCTGTCAGCCGCTTTCTCCAGAAGGACCTGTCTCAGTCCATGGTTTACTATCGACACCTTGGAAACGAGGTGTTTGATGATTCCTTCGAGGTGGTGCTGTCTGATTTCCACGACCCCCCCAACCTGTCGGAGCCTCAA GTGGTGATGGTGCACATAGAACCTGTTCCAGACCAGCCGCCCAAAGAGGTTCCTGGTTCCAGTCGGTGTCTGGTGATCAAAGAAACAGAAGTGGCCCACATAACGCGACAGCAGCTCCACTTCGTGGACCAGGAGTCCCCAGACAGTGAGCTGACATACACAGTGACCACTCCGCCTTTCTACACGGGTCCTCACAG CTCTCCTGATGCGGGGAGGTTGTTCCTGGTGGACAGCATACCCAAATTCACCAAAGACTCCAATGCACCAGTGCTGAGGCTCTTCACACAG CATGCAGTGAACTTCATGAAAGTAGCCTACATGCCTCCTATCATGGACATCGGCCCTTACCCCCAGTATATCCAGTTTGTTCTCTCTGTTACCAACCATTTAGGCAAAACCATCACTGGGATCTGCTTTAACATCACTGTGATACCAGAAGACAACCAGCCACCACAG GTCATCACCAGCGCTCTGACCGTAGATGAGGGAGGGGAGTGCTGGCTCGGCCCCGAACACTTGCTGCTGTCAGACGTGGACTCTATGGAAGAAGCCctgcaggtggagctgcagagggagcCACGGCATGGAGCTCTGCAGCTCGGTGGCTGCCCGCTCCAACCAGGCCAAGCTTTCACGGTGCAAGACCTGAAAAGCTTAAAAGTTAG GTACAATCACGACAGCTCAGAAACCGTGGAGGACAACATTGAATTCGCTGCAACCGATGGCACCAATTCAGTCCGTTTCCTCCTGCCAGTGGAG GTGAATCCCATCAATGACGAGGTCCCGGTGCTGGTCTCCGGTTTGAAGCCGGTTCTCAGCTGTGCGGAGGGACAGGAAATAGTCATCACGGCGGAGTACATCTACGCTTCTGACGCTGACAGCGACAACAGCACCCTGGCCTTTTTAATAGCCCGGCAGCCGTATCACGGCGTGGTGCTGCGGAACGGTGTGGTGGTGGATCGCTTCATCCAGGCAGACATCACTGCAGGGATGatcacctacagacacacag gAGCGGAGATTGGTCTCACCCCTCGCCGTGACACCGTCACGTTCGTGGTTTCTGATGGAGAAACGGAAAACTCCGCTCTGTGCTGCGACGGGAGAAATCCCATCAGGACCAGAGGCGCAGCTCAGCTTCGGGACAGCCTGCCTGTGTACGACCTCCACATCACCGTGTTTCCGGTTGACAGCCGACCACCTTCACTCACAACAG GAGACATCTTCACGGTGAATGAAGGCGGGACAGCCCCGATAACTGCGTCTCATCTGAAGGCCTCGGACGTGGACACCGTCCTGGATGAGCTGGTGGTCAGCCTGATTTCTCCACCCCAGTTTGGCTACATTGAAAATGTCCTTCCCAGTCCTGGCTTTGAGAAAAGCAACATGGGCATAAGCATAG cttcctTCTCATACAAAGATGTCATTGACGGTCACGTGAACTACGTCCAGTCCAGACACCAGAGGATGGAGCCCACAGCGGACCAGCTCATGCTCTGTGTGTCAGACGGCAAACACAGCTCCGCCCACGTGCCCTTCTACATCATTATTAACCCCACGAATGATGAGATCCCAGAGTTTCTGGCTCGCAACATCACA GTACGGGAAGGAGCAATGAAGCAGCTGGACACGTCGGTGCTGAACGCAGTGGATCTGGATGTCCCCAGGAACGTCCTTCTGTTCAGCGTGGTTAAACCCCCTCAGCACGGCAGCATCATCGACCACGTCAGCGAAAAGCCAGTCAACAAGAGACGAGAGGCCAGTCCCCAGTCCCCCGTGGTCGACTTTACAATGACAGATCTTATTAATG GTATGGAGCTGATGTATATGCACGATGACTCAGAGAACATGGAGGACACTTTTACCATCCAGTTAACTGATGGCAGGCACCAACTCCACAGACAAGTGATGGTTAAAGTGCTGCCAGTCAATGATGAGCAGCCGCGTACCATAAG GAACAACGGGCTGGAGGTGGAGCCTGGAGACGCCCGGCTTATATCCAGCGTTACGCTATTCGCACAGGACAGTGACACTCCGTCTTCAGAGGTCATGTACATATTTGACAGCGTTCCTACCCAAGGACTCCTTCAACTTAAG GAGGGTCAGGGCTGGGTGACGCTGACAGCTGGGAGAAACTGCACCCAGGAAACGGTGGACATGAACCTTCTGCGCTACGTGCACACAGGCCTGCACGCTGCCAGAACACAGGACTTCTTTGTCTTCCACTTGCTGGATGGAGAGAATCAATCACCCCCACAGCACTTCCACATCTCTGTCAAAGATCTTGAGAAAG GAAACATCGCCGTCTTTGTAAAGCCAGCGAAAGTGAGTCGGGGTGACCGCGTGGTCCTCACCACGGACGTGCTGTTGGCCACGGACGGCACAGAAAAGCCCGAAGAGCTTCTGTACGTCATCACCAACCCTCCTGCGCATGGACACGTCGAGTACATCAAGCATCCTGGAGTGGCCATCTCCACCTTCAGCCAGATGGACGTAGCGGCAAACCTTGTAGCTTATGTGCACGACAACCGAGCCAGCACGCCCACGGAAACCTTTCA GTTTGTTGTGAGTAACGGTAAAACCAGCCGTAATGGAACCTTCGAGGTCTCAGTCGAAATGGTGGATCGTGTCCTGCCATCCTTGTCCTCCAACAAAGGCATCACAGTCCCCCAGGGTTCCTCCATCATCCTGGGTCCCGACTGCCTTGCCCTTTCTGACCCGGACACTCCGCCCAGCGCCCTGAAATTTACCCTCCTCCAGCCTCCACAGTATGGCCGGCTGCTTTTAGCCGGTGCCGCCCTAACTGCTGGATCCATCTTcacccacagacacatacaAGAGCTGGAGGTATCGTATAAACATGACGGAGGGCCGTCGCAGATCGACCGCTTTGCCTTCACTGCCTCTGACAGCACCAATCGAGGCTTCCTCCTGGAGGGGCGTCTACAATCGGACCCTGTGTTCTTCACCATTCAG ATCAAGCCTTTGGATAAGTCGCCTCCTGAGGTCGTGAAGCTACTCCCTCTTTGGAAAGCTGAGGTTTTGGACGACGGACGATACGGGATCTTTGTGTCGTCTCGGGAGCTGAAGGCCCAAGACAGcgacagcagagaagaagagctgATACTCTGCATCGTTCGCCCGCCCTACTTTGGTTACCTGGAAAACGTTACCACAG GAGGTTTTGTGCCACAGCGCTTCTCTCAGTCGGAGCTGAGCAAGCGAACCATCGTCTACATCATCGATCCAGAACGGGAGTCTCTCTCAGACAGCCTGGAGTTCAGAGTGTCTGATCCTTTAGGGAACACCGGGCCATCTCACac ACTGGAGTTCAGCTGGTCCAGCGTGGAGCTGTCTCAGCCcgagtactgtgtgtgtgaggagcaggGAGGCATCTCGCTGGACATCATCCGAAAAGGAAACCTGGCAGAGTCCTCATATATCACTGTCAAG GTCAAGGAGGTGACTGCGATTGCCGGAAGAGATTTCCTCATAAACCCTTCATCCCTCATTCAGTTTGATCCAG GGGTGTCAAAGAGGAGCTGGCAGATCGAGATGGTTCAGGATcacctggaggaggcggaggaagTGTTCGAAGTGCTGCTGGTCTCCCCTGAAGGTACAACGATTGGCAGCATCCACAGAGCTCAAGTCACCATCAGGGACTCTggaagag GACAGTGCGGGCTGAACCAGGATCAGGAGACTCCTGTCCTCGGAGGAAAAGAGATTAGGTCAGACACGTACCCTCAGCATGGATCCATTCAACTAGAGAAACTTCCCTTAGGAACGGAATCAGTCATCTGGTCTCGTGGAGACAGCGTCTCCAGGCCTGCAGGTCTCCCAAAAAAGAAACTCAGAGTTACAGGCAATCCAAAGTCT ATTGCACCTTCGTCAGTTTTTCACAACGGGTCAGACATCGTTTACACG TATCATGGCATCATGCAAATGCAAGTAGAAGATGACACCTCGGCGTCCAGGAAGGGCCGAAAAGCAAACGTCCGTGTGGTTAGCCGAGGGCCACAGCAGCGGGCGTCGGCAGGGCTTACTGAACCGAAGCCGGATCCTCAGAGAAAGAGCTCAACGCCTCGGAAAACTGGACTGGCTAAAGGACAC GCTGCAGCTGATGACTCCATCCCCAAACCCTGTGTGCCAGAACTCATGGGATTTCTGCATTTCAACCAAACCACCAATCAGCTCTTTCACTGCAACGGTGTCTCCTGGAAACCCTGGGCACCAACGGATCAG ACGGTGGGCGCTCAGATGTGTCCTCGGGGCTGGACGTTTCGCGGTGGCCACTGTTACATCCTCAGCTCTGAGAGCAAAGCCACCTGGAGCACAGCGAACAGAGCCTGCAGGGAGAG atatAAAGGAACTCTAGCGAGTGTTTGCTCTAAAGCCGACATGGACTGGCTGTGGGACTTCAGTGGAAGAAAACCATTCTGGatag GTCTGAATGACAGGGAAGGCCGAGGACGCTGGGAGTGGGCGGGTGGCGAGCCGGTCAGCTACACCAACTGGAGGAAGACGCCCCCCCCACGCTCGAAAATGAAAGGAAGCAAAAAGTGCGTCCTGGTGTGGAGAAGGGCCAAGTGGCAGATAAGGGACTGTAAAACCAGCCGAGGCCATCGCTTTGTGTGCTCAGTCAAGACTTGA
- the LOC121177510 gene encoding leucine-rich repeat-containing protein 72, with amino-acid sequence MVGSDKPTQLSPMLQSSSVFYWNPALLGQLEKLSTLILDCNNYTSHVKFPYMPSVTTVCINKNKINNLPVFVEEIRRKFPNIKILSMMNNEAAPSYFNGGSLTQYKDYRQYVISQISGLEILDDTEVLEKERAQARKTYRLQQSRHSSRKRKEESSRKHTHMQKKSNSVI; translated from the exons ATGGTTGgcagtgacaaacccacacaaCTATCACCAATGCTGCAGTCCTCTTCAG TCTTTTATTGGAACCCGGCTCTGCTGGGTCAGCTGGAGAAGCTCAGCACTCTGATTCTGGACTGCAACAACTACACCTCTCACGTCAAGTTCCCCTACATGCCCAGCGTGACCACAGTGTGCATCAACAAGAACAAAATCAACAACCTGCCTGTGTTCGTGGAAGAAATCCGACGCAAGTTCCCGAACATCAA gatcCTCAGTATGATGAACAATGAGGCAGCACCCAGCTACTTCAATGGAGGGAGTCTGACCCAATACAAAGACTACAG ACAGTACGTCATCAGCCAGATCTCAGGTCTGGAGATTCTGGATGACACCGAGGtcctggagaaggagagagccCAGGCCCGAAAAACctacaggctgcagcagagcaggcacagcagcaggaagaggaaggaggaatcATCcaggaagcacacacacatgcagaaaaagtcaaatagtGTCATATAA